A stretch of the Saccharolobus caldissimus genome encodes the following:
- a CDS encoding type II toxin-antitoxin system death-on-curing family toxin: protein MENKFQMILASLDKNFIIWLNERVLKEDDPSLTSIVINEGNIEGAIYSAILDFEINRSISRSLAVLVHHLVIGHPFADGNKRTVTALLITILSKLYERDIAIDESLMNSLITTIAKISNEPENDVDELQRIIEEIMKRLTNPY, encoded by the coding sequence TTGGAAAATAAATTTCAGATGATCCTTGCTTCACTCGATAAAAATTTCATAATATGGTTAAACGAAAGAGTTTTGAAAGAAGACGACCCTTCCCTAACTTCTATCGTAATTAATGAGGGAAACATTGAAGGGGCTATTTATTCTGCAATTTTAGATTTTGAAATAAATCGCAGTATAAGTAGGAGTCTGGCCGTGTTAGTACATCATCTTGTGATAGGACACCCTTTTGCAGATGGGAATAAAAGAACTGTGACAGCACTATTGATTACAATACTTTCTAAGTTATATGAAAGGGATATAGCTATTGACGAAAGCTTAATGAACTCATTAATAACTACAATAGCTAAAATATCTAATGAACCGGAAAACGATGTAGATGAATTGCAGAGAATCATAGAAGAAATCATGAAAAGACTGACTAATCCTTATTGA
- a CDS encoding winged helix DNA-binding protein, which translates to MNIVRLNEIDQDVLLALLNKDKLGIRELEEEIKKVSKQRSPNAITKSVDKLLKMGLVKEEKEEKPPRGKRLIYLTDKGKEVAQHLKSIYELIEKSE; encoded by the coding sequence ATGAATATAGTAAGGCTTAACGAAATCGACCAAGATGTCTTATTAGCTTTATTAAATAAGGATAAGTTAGGGATAAGAGAGTTAGAAGAGGAAATAAAAAAGGTTTCGAAGCAGAGATCCCCCAACGCTATAACTAAGAGTGTAGATAAGCTCCTTAAAATGGGGTTAGTAAAGGAGGAGAAGGAGGAAAAACCACCTAGAGGAAAGAGACTGATTTACCTAACTGATAAGGGTAAGGAGGTAGCACAACACTTAAAATCTATTTATGAGCTTATCGAGAAGAGTGAGTAA
- the speE gene encoding polyamine aminopropyltransferase, producing MLGWHWLIEWQTPYEFHGHLIDKVLAEEKSSYQHIMLVEFKRFGKGLIIDGKVQSTLYDEHIYHELLVHPLLLSLDNPSNILILGGGEGATLREVLKHKSVRRVTMVDIDEKVINFAKKYLHEWHQGAFEDSRTKLIIGDGYKFVEETNEKYDAIILDLTDPIKDSTSYKLYTKEFYEKLKRILNNNGGIATQATSPSFSLEVYVTIYNTVKEVFKRASASYTYMASFDGLWGFVYGGVSPESLSKDEIDERIRQRIAGKLRYYDGYSHQISFSLPKYIRQEFERINKISTEKEPIYVPA from the coding sequence ATGTTAGGTTGGCATTGGTTAATAGAGTGGCAGACTCCATATGAATTTCACGGACATCTAATAGATAAAGTATTAGCAGAGGAGAAATCTAGTTACCAGCATATAATGCTAGTTGAATTTAAAAGATTTGGAAAAGGGCTAATTATAGATGGTAAAGTACAATCTACGTTATATGATGAGCATATTTATCACGAGTTATTAGTTCACCCCTTATTATTATCATTAGATAATCCTAGTAACATCTTAATTTTAGGAGGAGGAGAGGGGGCTACTCTTAGAGAAGTTCTAAAACATAAAAGTGTAAGGAGAGTAACAATGGTAGATATAGATGAGAAGGTAATTAATTTTGCAAAAAAGTACCTCCATGAATGGCACCAAGGAGCATTTGAGGATAGTAGAACTAAATTAATTATAGGGGATGGATATAAATTTGTTGAAGAAACTAATGAGAAATATGATGCGATAATTTTAGATCTAACTGACCCTATTAAGGACTCTACGTCATATAAGCTTTACACTAAAGAATTTTATGAGAAATTAAAAAGGATATTAAATAATAATGGTGGTATAGCTACACAAGCCACATCTCCTTCGTTCTCCTTAGAGGTTTATGTTACAATTTATAATACAGTAAAGGAAGTATTTAAACGCGCTTCAGCTTCTTACACTTACATGGCTTCATTTGATGGATTATGGGGTTTTGTATACGGAGGAGTTAGTCCAGAATCGTTATCTAAAGACGAAATTGACGAGAGAATAAGGCAGCGTATTGCGGGGAAACTAAGATATTATGACGGATATTCTCATCAGATCTCCTTTAGTTTACCTAAGTATATCCGTCAGGAGTTTGAAAGAATAAATAAAATATCTACGGAGAAAGAACCTATTTATGTTCCGGCGTAA
- a CDS encoding 50S ribosomal protein L37e, giving the protein MKGTPSFGKMNKTPTHIRCRRCGRNSYNVSKHYCAACGFGRTKKIRRYSWQNKKVNGVRLK; this is encoded by the coding sequence TTGAAAGGTACTCCATCCTTTGGTAAGATGAATAAGACTCCAACACATATACGTTGTAGGAGATGTGGCAGAAATTCATATAATGTGAGTAAGCATTATTGTGCAGCATGTGGTTTTGGTAGGACAAAGAAAATCAGAAGATATAGCTGGCAAAACAAAAAAGTTAATGGGGTTAGATTAAAGTAA
- a CDS encoding LSM domain-containing protein — translation MAETAHKVLAESLNNMVLVKLKGNKEVRGILRSYDQHMNLVLSDSEEIQSDGSGKKLGTIVIRGDNVILISPLQTS, via the coding sequence TTGGCAGAAACTGCACACAAGGTGTTAGCGGAGTCCTTAAATAATATGGTGTTAGTAAAATTAAAGGGAAATAAAGAGGTAAGAGGGATATTAAGAAGTTATGACCAACATATGAATTTAGTCCTATCTGACTCAGAGGAAATACAGAGCGACGGAAGCGGAAAGAAGCTAGGTACTATAGTAATAAGAGGAGATAATGTAATTCTGATATCACCATTGCAAACGTCATAA
- a CDS encoding integrase, giving the protein MVANLRQYASDGNIKAFYEWLTGERKISEKTAKEYVSSVSKPYRETRNSQKAYRLFAKFLALRGIISDDFAEKILKVVKVKKTNADLYIPTIDEIKKTLSLAKEYSENVYFVYRIALESGARLSEILRVLKEPEKDVCDNSICYYPLAWQRGYKGVFYVFHLTPLRRIDITQWAISDFERRHKDAITIKYVRKFVASKMAELGINFDVIDFIQGRKPSRVLTQHYVSMFAIAKEQYKKYAEWLKSVYIPI; this is encoded by the coding sequence TTGGTTGCCAATTTACGCCAGTACGCGTCGGACGGCAACATTAAGGCGTTCTACGAATGGCTAACGGGCGAACGTAAGATAAGCGAAAAGACCGCAAAGGAATACGTAAGTTCCGTAAGTAAGCCGTACCGCGAAACGCGTAACTCACAGAAAGCATATAGACTGTTCGCTAAGTTCTTAGCGTTACGCGGGATAATTAGTGACGATTTCGCAGAGAAAATATTGAAGGTCGTAAAAGTAAAGAAGACCAACGCGGATTTGTATATTCCAACAATCGATGAAATAAAGAAAACGCTTAGTTTGGCGAAAGAGTATAGCGAAAACGTCTATTTCGTCTATCGTATCGCTCTTGAATCCGGTGCAAGATTAAGCGAAATATTACGCGTTTTAAAGGAACCGGAAAAGGACGTCTGTGACAATTCGATATGTTACTATCCGTTAGCGTGGCAACGCGGATATAAGGGCGTATTCTACGTCTTTCACCTAACGCCGTTACGACGTATTGATATAACGCAATGGGCGATAAGCGACTTTGAGAGACGTCATAAAGACGCTATTACAATAAAGTACGTTAGGAAGTTCGTCGCGTCTAAAATGGCGGAACTAGGCATTAACTTTGACGTCATTGACTTCATTCAAGGAAGAAAACCATCGCGAGTCTTAACACAACATTACGTTTCAATGTTTGCAATAGCGAAAGAACAGTACAAGAAATACGCCGAATGGTTAAAGAGCGTCTATATCCCCATATAG
- a CDS encoding AbrB/MazE/SpoVT family DNA-binding domain-containing protein, producing MKPRVYKGGRPGHNTFYLLIPKDVVDSLGIKPDDDFILNVEQKDGEITLCYKRVRKQ from the coding sequence ATGAAACCAAGAGTTTATAAAGGCGGTAGACCAGGGCATAATACGTTTTATTTACTAATTCCTAAAGATGTAGTGGACTCGTTAGGCATAAAACCAGATGATGATTTTATTCTTAACGTAGAACAAAAAGACGGGGAAATTACGCTATGCTACAAACGCGTTAGAAAGCAGTAA
- a CDS encoding CopG family transcriptional regulator gives MKQRIALLIRLREEDKKLIEELAKRYDISEADIVRIALKEFIERHEVKVSS, from the coding sequence ATGAAACAGAGAATCGCATTATTAATACGATTAAGAGAAGAAGATAAAAAACTGATAGAAGAATTAGCTAAACGTTACGATATATCTGAGGCTGATATTGTTAGAATCGCATTAAAAGAATTTATAGAACGACATGAGGTGAAAGTCTCGTCATAA
- a CDS encoding helix-turn-helix domain-containing protein, with protein sequence MVKIDGKTRLEDLPEEEVERLIREAYKRWEERRKENSKNPAKDETNQRIEKINSESEKAKSSTQNKRDSRESRESRVETRETWETRDSPRVSVDDSKKSQSHETEKNRISATHLDRDVVEDNSGHRVTIDVYDTGQTKDMISGDKVVRVRQIKFIIKYKNIVKECVDDCRDAVKEIARATHYSPSAKDIMAKIDELREEYVTPEEISLTDYVREKYADRLAEIERDPIAWIMSRTKEIVGYNRLKLLTFLSLVSSRMERLMGMSRIHVMVVGGSGTGKSSTVKSVLKFLGDIVIPSTRITQNALGYLPIDTFDGRVLFIEQIDRQNMNYLRELMTEEKICTTVTEKATGDDGEEHLVSNTRCIEGQPAVITTSVVDTIDVDKEQIFNRMLKVYVKTDQSVEDKIWRAIINRGKNDIDHVDAIVFKAWLLTRPTYAKIPDDVTNAIIEFMKKLKEYTREPLNRTVEVARNLIIVTAIMHGRTEATLDDWRFVEENFQLDLLYNGLGLSERDVEFIEALPDDGGLKSSEVADKLKVSKQYAINVLKNLERKGLVEGEKTDGKTFDWSLTPLGRKIKALVNNVGDVIEVRDEKGELIGVADGKFRDDADGRGDREDAMRGNDGSEMPRGDGETDRVIEAYELLKRYGSISVAELTELFGDDIIEKLKRKDLVTFNVIDGVEYVSAK encoded by the coding sequence ATGGTGAAGATTGACGGGAAAACTAGACTGGAAGATTTGCCTGAAGAGGAAGTAGAACGCCTAATTAGAGAGGCATATAAACGTTGGGAAGAACGCCGTAAAGAAAATTCAAAAAATCCCGCCAAAGACGAGACAAATCAACGCATTGAAAAAATAAATTCAGAGAGCGAAAAAGCGAAATCGTCAACTCAAAACAAAAGAGATTCCCGCGAATCCCGCGAATCCCGCGTAGAAACGCGGGAAACGTGGGAAACGCGGGATTCCCCCCGGGTTTCTGTTGACGATTCCAAAAAATCTCAGTCGCATGAAACTGAGAAAAATAGAATTTCCGCTACGCACCTAGACCGCGACGTAGTTGAAGACAATAGCGGACATAGGGTTACAATTGACGTTTACGACACCGGACAGACTAAGGACATGATATCGGGCGATAAGGTAGTCCGCGTCCGCCAAATCAAATTCATAATTAAATATAAGAATATAGTAAAGGAATGCGTTGACGACTGTAGAGACGCGGTTAAGGAGATAGCAAGAGCGACACATTATAGCCCGTCGGCTAAGGACATCATGGCTAAGATTGACGAACTAAGGGAAGAATACGTAACGCCGGAAGAGATATCGCTTACCGATTACGTCCGCGAAAAGTACGCCGACCGCTTAGCCGAGATCGAGAGAGACCCGATAGCCTGGATAATGTCCAGGACAAAGGAGATCGTTGGATATAATAGGCTGAAATTATTAACGTTCTTATCGTTAGTCTCGTCAAGAATGGAAAGGTTAATGGGTATGAGCCGTATTCACGTGATGGTCGTAGGCGGTAGTGGTACCGGAAAATCATCTACGGTAAAGAGCGTACTGAAGTTTCTAGGTGATATAGTGATACCCTCAACAAGAATTACACAAAACGCCCTAGGTTATTTACCTATCGATACGTTTGACGGTCGAGTACTCTTCATAGAGCAAATAGATAGACAGAATATGAATTACCTACGTGAATTAATGACTGAAGAGAAGATTTGCACTACGGTTACTGAAAAGGCGACGGGCGACGATGGGGAAGAACACTTAGTGAGCAACACTAGGTGTATTGAAGGGCAACCGGCGGTAATAACGACGTCGGTTGTCGACACGATAGACGTCGACAAAGAGCAAATATTCAATAGAATGCTTAAAGTGTACGTAAAGACAGACCAGAGCGTAGAGGATAAGATATGGAGAGCTATCATAAATAGAGGTAAAAACGACATAGACCACGTTGACGCTATAGTATTCAAAGCGTGGTTACTCACCAGACCTACATATGCTAAGATTCCGGATGACGTCACAAACGCGATAATCGAATTCATGAAAAAGCTTAAGGAATATACGAGAGAGCCGTTAAACCGTACTGTGGAAGTCGCCCGCAACTTAATAATCGTAACGGCTATAATGCATGGTAGGACAGAGGCAACGTTAGATGATTGGCGTTTCGTTGAGGAGAACTTCCAACTAGACCTACTCTACAACGGCTTAGGTCTGTCAGAGAGGGACGTAGAGTTTATAGAGGCGTTACCGGACGACGGCGGGCTTAAATCTTCTGAGGTCGCCGACAAACTGAAGGTGTCTAAGCAATATGCGATTAACGTACTGAAGAACTTAGAGAGGAAGGGTTTAGTAGAGGGCGAAAAGACCGACGGCAAAACGTTCGACTGGAGTTTAACGCCGTTAGGTCGCAAAATCAAAGCGTTAGTTAATAACGTCGGCGACGTTATTGAAGTTCGTGACGAGAAGGGCGAACTGATAGGCGTCGCGGACGGCAAATTTCGTGACGACGCTGACGGAAGAGGCGATAGAGAAGATGCAATGCGTGGGAATGACGGAAGCGAAATGCCAAGAGGCGACGGCGAAACTGATCGCGTTATTGAGGCATATGAATTGCTAAAGCGTTATGGGTCGATATCGGTTGCTGAACTAACTGAGCTTTTCGGCGACGATATTATAGAGAAGTTAAAGCGGAAGGACTTGGTAACGTTCAACGTCATCGACGGTGTTGAGTATGTTAGTGCTAAATGA
- a CDS encoding arginine--tRNA ligase, with amino-acid sequence MDILGEAKRELSKFISSTLGVSEEQVLKNITYPPREELGDLSIPLPSILKGNIKEKSNMLSNYKGDLIEATEVIGIYLNARLNVKNLFIRLFSNLDENYGFEKTDKPKRIIVEHTSANPIHPLHVGHLRNAILGDAIARILKARGNEVNVRFYVNDTGRQVAVLIYGLKLLGFPQPDPQIKKDLWLGIIYAMTNVIVEIRKLRDELKNVSESEYREKIKTLDELVAIANELRSKNETLFDKLADAINSQENPDLEINKIIKEYEEGKEELRNIIRSYINYALEGFKETLSKLNITFDNFDFESDLLWNGMANKILEALLESPARITYKGVAALDLENSLNRETRAKLRIPQGLEIPPLVLMRSDGTTLYTVRDVAYTIYKFNQFNADLVINVIAEEQYIPQIQLRGALHLIGYTKFAENLIHYSYGMVNIQGFRMSGRLGRIITIDEIYEKLIDIIKAKLREKSGLIENAYDIANAALRYVILSVSANKPLSFDLKRIVDFEQNSGPYLQYTYARAYNILAKSTDVLSIDKVDFNDLINEKRRILILIAKFPEVFKNAADNLRLEDLVSYLRELSDTFNSWYDKERVLQEQNAGKRILRLYLVKGVATVLKNGLNVLGIRSLNRM; translated from the coding sequence GTGGATATATTAGGAGAAGCTAAGAGAGAATTGTCGAAGTTTATAAGTTCAACTTTAGGAGTTAGTGAAGAGCAAGTCTTAAAAAATATTACTTACCCTCCCAGAGAGGAATTAGGAGATTTATCAATACCATTACCATCAATACTAAAGGGGAATATTAAGGAAAAGAGTAACATGTTAAGTAATTATAAGGGAGATTTAATAGAGGCAACAGAAGTTATAGGAATATATTTAAATGCTAGATTGAATGTTAAAAATCTCTTTATAAGATTATTTTCTAATTTAGACGAGAATTATGGATTTGAGAAAACGGATAAGCCTAAAAGGATAATAGTTGAACATACTAGTGCTAATCCAATACATCCACTTCACGTTGGTCATTTAAGAAATGCTATATTAGGTGATGCGATAGCTAGAATACTAAAGGCCAGGGGAAATGAGGTTAATGTGAGGTTCTATGTAAATGATACTGGAAGACAAGTAGCTGTACTTATTTATGGTTTAAAATTATTAGGTTTCCCGCAGCCGGATCCCCAGATTAAAAAAGATCTTTGGTTAGGTATTATATACGCAATGACTAATGTGATTGTAGAAATAAGAAAATTAAGAGATGAATTAAAGAATGTTTCAGAATCAGAATATAGAGAAAAAATAAAAACTCTAGATGAGTTAGTGGCAATAGCAAATGAGTTACGTAGTAAGAACGAAACCTTATTTGATAAGTTAGCTGATGCTATAAATAGCCAAGAGAATCCAGATCTTGAAATTAATAAAATTATAAAGGAATATGAAGAAGGAAAGGAAGAATTAAGAAATATTATTAGAAGTTATATTAATTATGCTTTAGAAGGCTTTAAGGAAACATTATCTAAATTGAACATAACTTTCGATAATTTTGATTTTGAAAGCGACTTATTATGGAATGGAATGGCAAATAAAATCCTAGAGGCCTTATTAGAATCACCAGCTAGAATAACGTATAAAGGCGTAGCAGCTTTAGATCTAGAAAACTCGTTAAATAGAGAAACTAGGGCAAAGTTACGAATTCCTCAAGGGTTAGAGATTCCCCCTTTAGTGTTAATGAGGTCAGATGGAACTACACTATATACTGTGAGAGATGTTGCATATACAATTTATAAATTTAATCAATTTAATGCTGATTTAGTAATAAATGTTATAGCAGAAGAACAATATATCCCTCAGATACAACTAAGGGGAGCTTTACATCTAATAGGATATACTAAATTTGCCGAAAATCTTATTCATTACTCATATGGAATGGTTAACATTCAAGGATTTAGGATGAGTGGTAGACTAGGAAGAATAATAACTATTGATGAGATTTATGAAAAATTAATTGATATAATTAAAGCTAAGTTGAGAGAAAAATCAGGTTTAATTGAAAATGCTTATGATATAGCAAATGCAGCACTTAGGTATGTAATTCTATCAGTTTCCGCAAATAAACCACTATCATTTGATTTAAAGAGAATAGTAGATTTTGAGCAAAATAGCGGACCTTATTTACAATATACTTATGCTAGGGCTTATAATATTTTGGCTAAATCTACAGATGTACTTTCTATTGATAAAGTAGATTTCAATGATTTAATAAATGAAAAGAGAAGAATATTAATACTCATTGCTAAGTTTCCCGAGGTTTTTAAAAACGCTGCAGATAATTTAAGATTAGAGGATTTGGTATCATATCTAAGAGAATTATCAGATACATTTAACAGTTGGTACGATAAAGAAAGAGTTCTTCAAGAGCAAAATGCCGGTAAAAGAATTCTTAGACTATATCTTGTAAAAGGTGTAGCCACAGTGTTAAAAAATGGGTTAAACGTTTTAGGTATAAGAAGTTTAAATAGAATGTGA
- the thsA gene encoding thermosome subunit alpha: MAAPVLLFKEGTSRTTGRDALRNNILAARTLAEMLRTSLGPKGLDKMLIDSFGDVTITNDGATIVKDMEIQHPAAKLLVEAAKAQDAEVGDGTTSAVVLAGALLEKAENLLDQNVHPTIIIEGYKKAYAKALELLPQLGTRIDIRDLSSATTRESLRKIAFTTLSSKFIAEGEEINKIIDMVIDAVTTVAEPLPSGGYNVSLDLIKIDKKKGGSIEDSMLVRGIVLDKEVVHPGMPRRVTKAKIAVLDAALEVEKPEISAKISITSPEQIKAFLDEEARYLKDMVDKLASIGANVVICQKGIDDVAQHFLAKKGILAVRRVKRSDIEKLEKALGARIISSIKDATADDLGYAELVEERRVGNDKMVFIEGAKNPKAVNILLRGSNDMALDEAERSINDALHSLRNILLEPVILPGGGAIELELAMKLREYARSVGGKEQLAIEAFADALEEIPMILAETAGMEPISALMDLRARHAKGLINSGIDALSGKIVDDVFGLNIIEPVRVKAQVLKSATEAATAILKIDDLIAAAPLKSEKKGEKGEEGEKKGEEEGSKTPSLGD, translated from the coding sequence ATGGCTGCCCCAGTCCTTCTATTTAAAGAGGGAACTAGTAGAACTACAGGTAGAGATGCGTTAAGAAATAATATATTAGCAGCAAGGACATTAGCTGAGATGCTAAGGACTAGTCTAGGTCCTAAAGGTTTAGATAAAATGTTAATTGATAGTTTCGGGGATGTGACAATAACTAATGATGGAGCTACTATAGTAAAGGATATGGAAATACAGCATCCTGCAGCTAAGTTATTAGTTGAGGCAGCAAAGGCACAAGACGCAGAAGTAGGTGATGGAACTACTAGTGCAGTAGTACTAGCTGGGGCATTATTAGAGAAAGCAGAAAATCTGTTAGATCAAAATGTTCATCCAACAATAATTATTGAGGGATATAAGAAGGCTTATGCTAAGGCTTTAGAACTATTACCTCAGTTAGGAACTAGAATTGACATAAGAGATCTTAGCTCTGCTACGACCAGGGAGTCCTTAAGAAAGATAGCATTTACTACATTATCAAGTAAATTCATTGCAGAAGGGGAAGAGATAAATAAGATAATTGATATGGTAATAGATGCTGTAACCACTGTAGCCGAGCCTTTACCTAGTGGTGGCTATAACGTCAGTCTTGATCTTATAAAAATAGATAAGAAGAAGGGAGGAAGTATAGAAGACAGTATGTTAGTAAGAGGTATAGTGTTAGATAAAGAAGTTGTACATCCAGGCATGCCTAGAAGAGTAACTAAGGCTAAGATAGCGGTTTTAGATGCCGCATTAGAAGTAGAAAAGCCAGAAATTTCAGCTAAGATAAGCATAACTTCACCAGAGCAGATAAAAGCATTTTTAGATGAAGAAGCTAGGTACTTAAAAGACATGGTTGACAAATTAGCTTCTATTGGTGCTAATGTTGTAATATGCCAGAAAGGTATTGACGATGTAGCACAGCACTTCTTAGCTAAGAAGGGTATATTAGCTGTAAGAAGGGTAAAGAGAAGCGATATAGAGAAGTTAGAAAAAGCACTAGGTGCTAGAATAATAAGTAGCATTAAGGACGCGACAGCAGATGACTTAGGATATGCAGAGTTGGTTGAGGAGAGAAGAGTAGGTAATGATAAAATGGTATTCATAGAAGGTGCAAAGAATCCTAAGGCTGTTAACATATTATTAAGAGGCTCTAATGACATGGCATTAGATGAGGCTGAAAGGAGTATAAATGACGCGTTACATTCCTTAAGAAATATATTATTAGAGCCCGTTATATTACCTGGTGGAGGGGCTATTGAGCTAGAATTAGCTATGAAATTAAGAGAATACGCTAGAAGTGTAGGTGGCAAAGAGCAATTAGCTATAGAAGCTTTTGCGGATGCTTTAGAAGAGATACCGATGATCTTAGCTGAAACTGCAGGGATGGAGCCTATATCTGCTCTAATGGATCTAAGAGCTAGACATGCTAAGGGACTAATTAATTCGGGAATTGATGCTTTAAGTGGCAAGATAGTGGATGACGTATTTGGATTAAACATAATAGAGCCAGTAAGGGTTAAAGCACAAGTATTAAAGAGCGCCACTGAGGCAGCAACTGCAATATTAAAGATTGATGACTTAATAGCAGCAGCACCGTTAAAGAGTGAGAAGAAAGGAGAGAAGGGAGAAGAAGGGGAGAAGAAGGGAGAAGAGGAAGGTTCTAAAACTCCATCTTTAGGAGACTAA
- a CDS encoding replication initiator protein WhiP yields the protein MSEEYHSDDIEEIIRQISEEKLFTGSPRSKLVEAILILLYARPLRASEIAANLGYETKYISSYLSYWKKKGLVYQEGGRWHLSRKGEELAKELMESYTNSKFKEMLLLAKQILDTKQVKQSINNKTKERQDKNKQELLLFIDDQTSKIENKQQKSNITDCIKEILKKLDQDEKEIIKYLLDKYMEWGTTYIYLDQLQEELKADTNWIFKVLKSLQTKRLLYIYQDPKMGIRIGLSQTLKKLLSDC from the coding sequence ATGAGTGAAGAGTATCACAGCGATGATATTGAGGAAATTATACGACAAATAAGCGAGGAAAAATTATTTACTGGAAGCCCCAGATCTAAATTAGTAGAGGCAATACTAATCCTTCTTTACGCAAGACCTTTGAGGGCCTCAGAAATAGCTGCAAATCTAGGCTATGAAACTAAGTATATAAGTAGTTATCTTAGCTATTGGAAGAAAAAAGGATTAGTTTACCAAGAAGGTGGTAGGTGGCATTTAAGTAGAAAAGGAGAAGAGTTAGCAAAAGAGTTAATGGAATCGTATACTAATTCTAAATTTAAGGAGATGTTATTACTAGCTAAACAAATACTTGATACAAAACAAGTTAAACAATCAATAAACAACAAAACTAAGGAAAGACAAGACAAAAATAAACAAGAACTTTTGTTGTTTATTGACGACCAAACCAGTAAAATCGAAAATAAACAACAAAAGTCTAACATAACGGATTGTATAAAGGAAATTTTGAAAAAACTCGATCAAGATGAAAAGGAAATTATTAAATACTTATTGGATAAATACATGGAATGGGGTACTACGTACATATATTTAGATCAATTACAAGAAGAACTAAAAGCAGATACTAATTGGATATTTAAAGTCTTGAAGAGTCTTCAGACTAAAAGATTACTTTACATATACCAGGATCCTAAGATGGGTATACGCATAGGCTTATCACAAACATTGAAAAAACTTCTCTCTGATTGCTAA